CGCCGTCGCCCTTGGAGGCCTGGGGGGCGGGGGCCGGGGCGGGGACGGACTGCGACGGGGCGGGATCCGTCGAACCGGAGGCGGACGGGGTCGCCGTCGCGGTCTGGGCGAGGTCGTCGATGGGCCGGACGTCGGCGGGACCGGGGTCGCCGGGCGTCTTCAGGGTGCGGAGAGGGCGGATGGCGCCGAAGCCGATGTAGTCGCTGCGCTTCTCGCCTCCCTTGGGCTTCGCGGCCGTGTCGAGCATGACCTTCAGCACCTGGTTGTTGGTCCAGTCGGGGTGCTTCGACCAGAGGAGCGCGGCAGCGGCGGAGGCCAGGGCGGTGGCGTCACTGGTACCGGTCGACTTGCACATGCCCGTCCCGCCGCCGCAGGCGTGCACCATGTCCTTGCCCGGTGCCACCAGGTCGACCTGGGAGCCGTACTGGGACGTCGAGACGTGCTTCGCCTTGTCGTCGACGGCGCCGACACCGACGACACCCGGGGTCGCCGCCGGATACTCGACCTGGTTGCCCTTGTCGGCGGTGTTCCCCGTCGACGCGAAGATCAACGACCCCTTGTCCAGCGCGTACTTCACCGCGTCGGTGAGTGCCTGCGAGCCCGCTCCCGCTCCGAGCGAGACGTTGATGACCTTGGCACCTGAGTCGGCCGCGTACTTGATCGCCGGCGGCACGACGCGATTGAACTCCTCGTCGCTGTCCGCCATGCTGCCTCCCCCTGCGTCGAGACCGGAGACACGGATCGGAAGGATCTTGGCGCCCGGCGCCAGGCCGAAGGCTCCGGTGCCTCCGTCCCGGTCTCCGGTTCCGGCGATCAGGCCCGCCATACCGGTTCCGTGTCCGGTGTAGTCGGTGAACTGGTCACCGGACTCATCGGCCGCGAGGTCCTTGCCTTCCAGCACCTGACCGCGCAGGTCGGGGTTGGCCTTGTCCACGCCGGAGTCGATCACCGCGACGGTGACGCCCTTGCCGGTACTGAGCTGCCAGATCTCGTCCGCGCCCATGGCGTCCAAGTGCCATTGCTGGGCACGGAAGTTCTCCGCGTGGGCGGGCACGGAAGCGATGCCCACCAGCAGCATCCCCAAGGCGGCCGAGGCGGTGACTCGGGCACGGCTCCGACGAATACTGCTGGTACGCATCTGCTTCCTCGCGCTGATCAGTCGATGACGGGCGGCGCCACGCGGCGGCCCTGCTGCCAGGTCTCCTCGTCCTCGACGAGGTAGTCGGGACGCTCTCCGTTCTGCTCCTCGCGGTCACCGGGCTTCGCGGCGTTGCCGCGGACGAGGCCCGAGCCACCGGCCGTGAAGGGCTTCCCGCCGCCCGCGGCGCCGGCGCGCTGCGCCTTGCCGCCGACGACTCCGCCGCTCTCACCGGCGAGGCGACGGCCGCCGCTGATGCCGTTCTGGCCGGCACCGCCGCCCATGGGGCCGCCCATGCCGTGGGCGCCGCCCATGCCGCGGCCCATGCCGGTCCGGTTCTGGCCGGTGGGCTCGTTGCCGACGACGGTGCTGCGCGGGATGCCGGTCTGCGGCCGGCCCGTGGTGCTGGGGACCTGGCGGCCACCGCTGATGCCTTCGCGGGGCATGCCGGGCCCGTTGCGGAGGCCGCCGGTCTGCGGGCCGCGCTGGGTACCGGTGCCGCCGGTGATGGGCGACGTGGGACCGAGGGGCCCCGGACCGCCGCCCTTCACGGTCAGCGGAGGCACGCCGGTCGTCACGAACGGAGGCGTGCCGCCGTCCGGCTTGGTGATCGGCGGCGGGCCGCCCGGGAGCTGCGTCGTCGGCACGGTGATGTCCGGCTTCGGCGGCGTCTTCACGCTGTCGATGCCCAGGTCCACCGGGGCGTCGGGCCGGACCTCGGGCTT
This is a stretch of genomic DNA from Streptomyces sp. R44. It encodes these proteins:
- the mycP gene encoding type VII secretion-associated serine protease mycosin gives rise to the protein MLLVGIASVPAHAENFRAQQWHLDAMGADEIWQLSTGKGVTVAVIDSGVDKANPDLRGQVLEGKDLAADESGDQFTDYTGHGTGMAGLIAGTGDRDGGTGAFGLAPGAKILPIRVSGLDAGGGSMADSDEEFNRVVPPAIKYAADSGAKVINVSLGAGAGSQALTDAVKYALDKGSLIFASTGNTADKGNQVEYPAATPGVVGVGAVDDKAKHVSTSQYGSQVDLVAPGKDMVHACGGGTGMCKSTGTSDATALASAAAALLWSKHPDWTNNQVLKVMLDTAAKPKGGEKRSDYIGFGAIRPLRTLKTPGDPGPADVRPIDDLAQTATATPSASGSTDPAPSQSVPAPAPAPQASKGDGGNTGLWIGLGIGAVVVIGAAVAVPVLRSRRG